In the genome of Cercospora beticola chromosome 2, complete sequence, one region contains:
- a CDS encoding uncharacterized protein (BUSCO:EOG09264GMT), translating to MALKRKAADAAIDAVKKPKANGSITAFFGQPKPNGATSSTNPDHPSTSATAPATVDAKFDKEAWLAKLTDEQKSLLKLEIETLHESWLGVLKDEVTSKEFLDLKRFLKQEVESGKKVFPPSEDVYSWSRHTPLQSVKAVILGQDPYHNINQAHGLCFSVRPPIPAPPSLKNMYIALKKDYPDFTPPPKNGGLLTPWADRGVLMLNTCLTVRAHEANSHSKKGWERFTQKVIDEVAKRRTRGVVFLAWGKPAQERCKAINSSKHLVLKSVHPSPLSAHKGFLECGHFKAANKWLRERYGEEGVIDWNLDVKPEEAGV from the exons ATGGCCCTCAAGCGAAAAGCAGCCGACGCGGCCATCGATGCCGTCAAGAAACCCAAGGCCAATGGCTCCATCACCGCGTTCTTCGGCCAGCCCAAACCCAATGGCGCAACATCCTCCACCAACCCAGACCATCCGAGCACATCTGCCACAGCCCCGGCGACGGTAGACGCGAAATTCGACAAAGAAGCCTGGCTAGCAAAGCTCACCGACGAGCAAAAATCACTCCTCAAGCTCGAGATCGAAACGCTTCACGAGAGCTGGCTAGGCGTGCTAAAGGACGAAGTCACAAGCAAAGAGTTCCTGGATCTGAAGAGATTTCTCAAACAAGAAGTCGAGTCGGGAAAGAAGGTCTTTCCACCGAGCGAAGATGTCTACAGCTG GTCAAGACATACTCCTTTACAGAGTGTGAAAGCTGTCATCTTAGGCCAGGATCCTTACCACAACATCAATCAGGCACACGGACTTTGCTTTTCTGTCCGTCCACCGATACCGGCCCCGCCGAGTTTGAAGAATATGTACATTGCATTGAAGAAGGACTACCCGGATTTCACTCCCCCGCCGAAGAATGGCGGACTTCTCACGCCGTGGGCCGATCGTGGTGTTCTGATGTTGAACACTTGCCTCACTGTTCGCGCGCACGAAGCCAACAGTCACTCGAAGAAGGGCTGGGAGAGATTCACGCAGAAAGTCATCGACGAGGTTGCCAAGCGGCGGACTCGCGGAGTCGTATTCCTCGCTTGGGGAAAGCCGGCGCAAGAGCGTTGCAAGGCAATCAATAGTTCGAAGCATCTGGTGCTGAAAAGCGTGCACCCAAGTCCCTTGTCTGCGCACAAGGGATTTCTGGAATGTGGGCATTTCAAGGCCGCGAACAAGTGGTTGAGGGAGAGGTATGGCGAGGAAGGTGTGATTGACTGGAATCTGGATGTGAAGCCAGAAGAGGCCGGTGTCTGA
- a CDS encoding uncharacterized protein (MEROPS:MER0000443), translating into MPNKILDLHKVDRETYPYIYEENATITLKSSEGLVRVNVYRPKTNEKVPVLVTYGPYGKDIPYEAFFPKSFSEVNPEQKSAHSAWETPDPGYWTSQGYAVVRADERGTGQSPGFLDTMSRGTSEAFFEVVEWCAEQPWSSGKTGLLGISYYAGTQWRVAARQPKGLSAIIPWEGMSDYYRDRCRHGGILSDKFIDFWWNRQVITNQYGRPGRKARNWGPDTLEGDLSEEERAQSRQDQTIDNANHRFRDEDYYASKDFNLSDIKVPLLSVANWGGILLHLRGNVQGYLHAGSELKYLRFITGRHDLPFYYKEEVELQRSFLDAFLKNDDRVGWTEKGKLPPVDLVLRKGDVGFNDAQAEKAYTRRTENEWPIARTKYTRFHLQPNQSLAVESPSQPQVKKISYKALGTLDDPQAVQFTTAPFEAETEITGHIVARLSVSCSASSEQPSQIPSDIDLFLTLRYISPSGKEVFYTGTAGDPIPLTKGWLRVSLRKTNDSHPQHKGYLPYREYKSDDVQQVVAGEVYTVDVEIWPTNVVVEKGAKLIFEVASGDTQGSGIFQHKSNVDRTEAVFGGDNHLHIGEGHDNYVVLPVIPQKEA; encoded by the coding sequence ATGCCTAACAAGATTCTAGACCTCCATAAGGTCGATCGAGAGACATACCCATACATTTACGAGGAAAATGCCACCATCACACTCAAGTCTTCAGAAGGACTTGTGCGAGTCAACGTGTACAGACCGAAGACGAACGAGAAAGTGCCAGTTCTCGTAACATATGGGCCTTACGGCAAGGACATCCCATACGAAGCATTCTTCCCTAAATCCTTCTCGGAAGTGAATCCAGAACAAAAGTCAGCACACTCAGCATGGGAGACACCCGATCCAGGATACTGGACAAGCCAGGGTTACGCAGTAGTGCGGGCTGACGAGCGCGGCACTGGGCAATCGCCAGGATTTCTCGACACTATGTCTAGAGGCACATCAGAAGCCTTTTTCGAAGTTGTAGAGTGGTGCGCAGAGCAGCCATGGTCATCGGGCAAGACTGGCCTCCTTGGAATCTCATACTATGCCGGAACTCAATGGCGTGTGGCAGCACGGCAGCCCAAAGGTCTTTCTGCGATTATTCCATGGGAGGGAATGAGCGATTACTACCGGGACCGATGTAGACATGGTGGTATTCTGAGTGATAAATTCATTGACTTCTGGTGGAATCGCCAAGTCATCACGAATCAGTATGGCAGACCTGGTCGCAAAGCGCGGAACTGGGGCCCAGACACACTCGAGGGCGATCTATCTGAGGAAGAAAGGGCTCAAAGTCGTCAAGACCAGACGATCGACAATGCAAATCATAGATTCCGAGACGAAGACTACTATGCGAGCAAGGACTTCAACTTGTCCGACATCAAGGTGCCTCTGCTTTCCGTTGCAAACTGGGGCGGCATACTTTTACATCTCCGCGGCAACGTTCAAGGCTATCTGCACGCTGGAAGCGAACTGAAATACCTGCGGTTCATCACTGGCCGCCACGATCTGCCATTCTACTacaaagaagaagtcgagctgCAGCGCTCATTCCTTGATGCTTTCCTGAAGAATGACGATCGTGTGGGCTGGACGGAGAAGGGTAAACTCCCACCAGTTGATCTCGTACTCAGGAAAGGCGATGTTGGATTCAACGATGCACAAGCGGAGAAGGCGTATACCAGACGTACTGAGAACGAGTGGCCAATTGCGCGGACGAAATACACTAGGTTCCACCTTCAACCCAATCAATCTCTCGCGGTGGAGAGCCCATCGCAACCAcaggtgaagaagatctcCTACAAAGCTCTCGGAACGCTCGACGACCCTCAAGCTGTTCAATTTACCACTGCTCCTTTTGAAGCGGAAACAGAAATCACGGGACACATCGTCGCTCGCCTCTCCGTCTCCTGCTCTGCATCCTCTGAGCAGCCCTCGCAAATACCCTCGGACATCGATCTCTTTCTCACACTACGTTACATTTCACCATCTGGCAAAGAAGTGTTCTATACCGGCACAGCAGGCGATCCAATACCTCTCACCAAAGGCTGGCTTCGTGTCTCTCTTCGTAAGACCAATGACTCTCACCCGCAGCACAAAGGATACCTACCTTACCGAGAGTACAAATCAGACGATGTCCAGCAAGTCGTGGCTGGGGAGGTATATACCGTCGATGTGGAGATCTGGCCGACGAATGTCGTGGTCGAGAAGGGGGCCAAGTTGATATTCGAAGTGGCGAGCGGTGATACGCAAGGCAGTGGTATCTTCCAGCATAAATCCAACGTGGACAGAACGGAGGCAGTATTCGGCGGAGACAATCACCTGCATATTGGTGAGGGCCATGATAATTATGTAGTGCTGCCTGTGATACCACAGAAGGAGGCGTAG
- a CDS encoding uncharacterized protein (CAZy:CE3), whose product MGEDAIEDMPALAELARRNTPTRIMIAGDSITHGQEGDYTWRYRLWEWLTKQNVAFDFVGPYTGVDTPLEARPPQPPQPTEIPNHPFWEDPNYPGTGTHRIEWGYAEDAAKNFDADHFATSGYKVELASSVIHGRVREYAPDILLVLMGYNDLAWSCGSWVGFSCLDNDLPQRVLAHTKKLIDEARRANPSIKLAIGNVVHRTLIRDDIVRNTVSYNNMLSGSIPQWTTAESPVYLVDVASEYSCGPDRPCPGAFDGLHPSMLGEYEIARAFTKVMIENFRIGGEPLITVPNVSTLPRKDLSPPANIRADGSPTGIKLTWDRRYGIVMYESGWREQGTTEWMVLKQPRNRTDLILSESGLKYEFRLRACYGLECTSEWSDVVTATSNRATAPPPEAIRTVATDTGFDVSWSSPIDAKKWNITQYEVGFGVPGALFYNSTGSLGLKGSFTGLIVGGIYTVRAATWTDPEGGSLYAYGRPILVGGGVPHTPSSLNLIAVNDTSIRATWQASQGAAGYVLALHKPGGRSSSIGKDSIIAYGPLQDLSVPSLLRHQIKVCVMAVNGVLESDLTCALIGQPGTEMYSDENGRNFLYPGTLFAAVFMITTYMLWRRVRRRKGRYS is encoded by the exons ATGGGCGAAGATGCCATCGAGGATATGCCAGCCTTGGCGGAACTCGCGAGGCGTAATACGCCAACACGAATCATGATAGCGGGTGACTCCATCACACATGGACAAGAAGGAGATTACACCTGGCGGTATCGACTCTGGGAGTGGCTGACCAAGCAGAATGTTGCGTTCGACTTTGTGGGGCCATACACCG GAGTTGACACACCGCTGGAAGCAAGAcctcctcaacctcctcaGCCGACTGAGATCCCAAATCATCCATTCTGGGAAGATCCCAATTATCCGGGAACTGGGACTCACCGGATAGAATGGGGCTACGCAGAAGACGCAGCCAAGAACTTCGATGCCGACCACTTTGCCACGAGCGGGTACAAAGTTGAGCTTGCCAGCTCAGTCATTCACGGCCGGGTGCGAGAGTACGCGCCAGACATACTTCTTGTGCTAATGGGCTATAATGACCTTGCCTGGAGCTGCGGTAGCTGGGTTGGCTTCTCTTGTCTCGACAACGATCTACCGCAAAGGGTTCTGGCGCATACCAAAAAGTTAATTGACGAGGCCAGAAGAGCAAATCCGTCTATCAAGCTAGCCATAGGGAATGTCGTGCATCGTACCTTGATCAGAGACGATATCGTCCGGAACACCGTGTCGTATAATAACATGCTCAGCGGGTCAATACCACAGTGGACCACAGCTGAGTCGCCGGTTTACCTCGTTGACGTCGCAAGTGAATATTCTTGCGGACCAGATCGACCATGCCCTGGTGCATTCGATGGTTTGCATCCCAGTATGCTTGGCGAATACGAAATCGCTCGAGCATTTACCAAAGTGATGATCGAGAATTTCAGAATCGGGGGTGAACCACTGATCACAGTACCCAACGTCTCGACGCTTCCTCGGAAAGACTTGTCCCCGCCAGCGAATATCAGAGCGGATGGCTCACCGACGGGCATCAAATTGACTTGGGATCGCCGATATGGTATCGTTATGTATGAGTCTGGATGGCGTGAGCAGGGGACGACGGAATGGATGGTGCTCAAGCAGCCCAGAAATAGGACAGATCTCATTCTTTCTGAATCTGGTCTGAAGTACGAATTCCGACTGCGGGCATGCTATGGCTTGGAGTGTACCAGCGAGTGGTCAGATGTTGTCACAGCCACATCAAACAGAGCAACTGCGCCTCCGCCCGAAGCCATACGAACAGTTGCTACCGACACTGGCTTCGATGTAAGCTGGTCGTCTCCGATCGATGCGAAGAAGTGGAACATTACGCAGTATGAAGTCGGCTTCGGGGTTCCAGGTGCCTTGTTCTACAACTCCACCGGATCTTTGGGTTTGAAAGGAAGCTTCACCGGACTGATTGTAGGAGGAATATACACAGTCCGTGCAGCTACCTGGACAGACCCCGAGGGCGGCAGTCTATACGCGTACGGTCGGCCTATCCTTGTTGGAGGTGGCGTTCCTCACACGCCATCGTCGCTGAACTTGATAGCAGTAAACGACACAAGTATTCGTGCTACTTGGCAAGCATCCCAAGGTGCCGCAGGATATGTTCTCGCTCTCCATAAGCCAGGTGGGAGGTCAAGCTCCATCGGGAAGGACTCTATAATCGCATACGGCCCTCTCCAGGACCTGAGCGTTCCCAGCTTATTACGCCATCAAATCAAGGTCTGCGTAATGGCTGTGAACGGCGTTCTCGAGTCAGATTTGACTTGTGCGTTGATAGGACAGCCTGGTACCGAGATGTATTCGGACGAGAACGGGAGGAATTTCCTGTATCCAGGCACGCTTTTCGCGGCAGTGTTCATGATTACGACGTATATGCTCTGGCGCAGAGTCAGGAGGAGAAAAGGGCGGTATAGTTGA